A genomic window from Synergistales bacterium includes:
- a CDS encoding DNA-directed RNA polymerase subunit beta, whose translation PLDDEGRVLSDELVTEGVHCRYRGDIVTVEPREIDFLDVSPKQIVSVSTALIPFLEHDDANRALMGSNMQRQAVPLVRAEAPVVGTGIEDRIARDSGSCIVARRGGTVTAVDADGIEITTEDGERDTYRLVKFRRSNQGTIIHQKVNVWQGQQVEAGEIIADGQSVDQGELALGRNIMVAFIAWEGYNFEDAILLSERLVKEDLYTSIHIEEYETEARDTKLGPEEITRDIPNVGEDALKNLDEDGVIRLGAEAKAGDILVGKVTPKGESDQSPEEKLLRAIFGEKAREVRDTSLRVPHGEGGKIVEIKRLRRSENGDEMSPGVNETVKVYVAQLRKITVGDKMAGRHGNKGVVSRILPEEDMPYLPDGTPVDIALSPLGVPSRMNLGQVLETVMGFAGYMGLESEGGRFNIATPVFEGAKEEEIFGLLRQLGEERFPDLTEDGRITLFDGRTGEPMNHKVTVGCMYMLKLIHLVDDKIHARSIGPYSLITQQPLGGKAQFGGQRFGEMEVWALEGYGATHVLQEMLTVKSDDIRGRLHTYERIVKGQNLSAPGVPESFRVLVKELQGLGLDVEIQYDDGSCGELVLEEEEFDEARIGKFSSFRSDVMVEDEPEAAEEQGKNKKEEPSATEAFIFGGKNSGDSNREGSGE comes from the coding sequence CCTCTCGACGACGAGGGACGGGTGTTGAGCGACGAACTGGTCACCGAAGGGGTGCACTGCCGTTACCGCGGCGACATCGTCACGGTGGAACCCAGGGAGATCGACTTCCTCGATGTCTCGCCGAAGCAGATCGTCTCGGTCTCCACGGCGCTGATCCCCTTTCTGGAACACGATGACGCCAACCGCGCCCTCATGGGTTCCAACATGCAGCGCCAGGCGGTGCCGCTGGTGCGGGCCGAGGCGCCCGTGGTGGGTACCGGAATCGAAGACCGCATCGCCAGGGACTCCGGTTCCTGCATCGTGGCGCGCCGCGGCGGCACCGTGACCGCCGTGGATGCCGATGGTATCGAGATCACCACCGAAGACGGCGAGCGGGACACCTACAGGCTTGTCAAGTTCCGCCGCTCCAACCAGGGAACCATCATCCACCAGAAGGTCAATGTCTGGCAGGGCCAGCAGGTGGAGGCCGGCGAGATCATCGCCGACGGCCAGTCCGTCGACCAGGGCGAGCTCGCTCTGGGGCGGAACATCATGGTGGCTTTCATCGCCTGGGAGGGCTACAACTTCGAGGATGCCATCCTGCTCAGCGAACGGCTGGTCAAGGAGGATCTCTACACCTCCATCCATATCGAGGAGTACGAGACGGAGGCCCGGGACACCAAGCTCGGCCCCGAGGAGATCACCCGGGATATCCCCAACGTCGGCGAGGACGCCCTGAAGAACCTCGACGAAGACGGCGTCATCCGGCTCGGCGCCGAGGCCAAGGCCGGCGATATCCTGGTGGGCAAGGTGACGCCCAAGGGCGAATCCGACCAGTCTCCGGAGGAAAAGCTCCTCCGGGCCATCTTCGGCGAGAAGGCCCGTGAGGTCCGGGACACCTCCCTCCGGGTCCCCCACGGCGAGGGCGGCAAGATCGTGGAGATCAAACGGCTCAGGCGGAGCGAGAACGGCGACGAGATGAGCCCCGGCGTCAACGAAACCGTCAAGGTCTACGTGGCGCAGCTCCGCAAGATCACCGTAGGCGACAAGATGGCCGGGCGGCACGGCAACAAGGGCGTGGTCTCCCGGATCCTTCCCGAGGAGGACATGCCCTATCTCCCCGACGGGACGCCGGTGGACATCGCCCTCAGCCCGCTGGGCGTGCCCAGCCGGATGAACCTCGGCCAGGTGCTGGAGACCGTCATGGGCTTTGCCGGGTACATGGGTCTGGAGAGCGAGGGCGGGCGTTTCAACATCGCCACCCCTGTTTTCGAAGGGGCCAAGGAGGAAGAGATCTTCGGCCTCCTCCGGCAGCTCGGCGAGGAGCGTTTCCCCGACCTCACCGAGGACGGCCGGATCACCCTTTTCGACGGCCGGACCGGCGAACCGATGAACCACAAGGTCACCGTGGGCTGCATGTACATGCTCAAGCTGATCCACCTGGTGGACGACAAGATCCACGCCCGCTCCATCGGCCCCTACAGCCTCATCACCCAGCAGCCCCTGGGCGGGAAGGCCCAGTTCGGAGGGCAGCGCTTTGGCGAGATGGAGGTCTGGGCGCTGGAGGGGTACGGCGCCACCCATGTCCTGCAGGAGATGCTCACCGTCAAATCCGACGATATCCGGGGACGGCTCCACACCTACGAACGGATCGTCAAGGGGCAGAACCTCTCCGCCCCCGGCGTGCCGGAGAGCTTCCGTGTCCTTGTCAAGGAGCTCCAGGGCCTGGGACTCGACGTGGAGATCCAGTACGACGACGGCTCCTGCGGCGAGCTGGTTCTGGAAGAAGAGGAGTTCGACGAGGCACGCATCGGCAAGTTCTCCTCCTTCCGCAGCGACGTGATGGTGGAGGACGAGCCCGAAGCCGCCGAGGAACAGGGCAAGAACAAAAAGGAGGAGCCCTCCGCGACGGAGGCCTTCATTTTCGGCGGCAAGAACAGTGGCGACAGCAACAGGGAGGGGAGTGGCGAATAA